One Cellulomonas taurus genomic region harbors:
- a CDS encoding T6SS immunity protein Tdi1 domain-containing protein, with amino-acid sequence MPTFPQFSQAAPLSAEALDRYAGRVPEPVLRAWSEHGTGLIGDDGYVRLLDPDHALQMLDGVIGMPEGTVPVFVTGMGDLLLWIDPVFHLVRFRWGTIEPFSADPEQLIADLQQPQMLDDILERRPYTAALPRLGIPTIDQCFGYVPLLPLGGSTDPDRLDLGGLWEHLALIVHMVGLPRPRQLS; translated from the coding sequence GCCGACGTTTCCCCAGTTCAGCCAGGCCGCACCCCTGTCCGCCGAGGCATTGGACCGTTACGCCGGACGGGTGCCGGAGCCGGTGCTGCGCGCCTGGTCGGAGCACGGAACCGGCCTGATCGGCGACGACGGCTACGTCCGCCTCCTGGACCCTGACCACGCACTTCAGATGCTCGACGGCGTGATCGGCATGCCGGAGGGCACCGTGCCGGTGTTTGTCACCGGAATGGGTGACCTCCTGCTGTGGATCGACCCGGTGTTCCATTTGGTGAGATTCCGCTGGGGGACCATCGAGCCGTTCAGCGCCGACCCCGAGCAGTTGATCGCCGACCTGCAGCAGCCGCAGATGCTGGACGACATCCTCGAACGGCGCCCGTACACCGCCGCGCTGCCCCGGCTCGGCATCCCCACCATCGACCAGTGCTTCGGCTACGTGCCGCTGCTGCCGCTCGGCGGCTCCACCGATCCCGACCGGCTCGACCTCGGCGGGCTCTGGGAGCACCTGGCGCTGATCGTCCACATGGTCGGGCTGCCCCGGCCCCGCCAGCTGAGCTGA